Proteins found in one Hevea brasiliensis isolate MT/VB/25A 57/8 chromosome 18, ASM3005281v1, whole genome shotgun sequence genomic segment:
- the LOC110639170 gene encoding 40S ribosomal protein S7, which produces MYTTKQKIHKDKDAEPTEFEESVAQAFFDLENTNQELKSDMKDLYINSAIQIDVAGNRKAVVIHVPFRLRKAYRKIHVRLVRELEKKFSGKDVILIATRRILRPPKKGSAAQRPRSRTLTAVHEAMLEDIVLPAEIVGKRTRYRVDGSKIMRVYLDPKERNNTEYKLDTFAAVYRKLSGKDVVFEFPVTDA; this is translated from the exons ATGTATACTACAAAGCAGAAGATTCACAAGGATAAGGATGCTGAACCCACTGAATTTGAAGAGTCAGTGGCACAG GCTTTCTTTGATCTGGAAAATACCAACCAGGAACTGAAAAGTGACATGAAGGATCTCTACATCAATTCAGCAAT CCAAATCGATGTTGCTGGGAACCGTAAGGCTGTTGTTATCCATGTTCCTTTCAGATTGAGGAAAGCTTACAGAAAGATTCATGTTAGGCTTGTGAGAGAACTTGAGAAGAAGTTCAGTGGGAAG GATGTAATCCTGATTGCTACTAGGAGGATATTAAGGCCTCCAAAGAAAGGTTCAGCTGCTCAAAGGCCTCGCAGCCGTACGCTTACTGCTGTGCATGAGGCAATGTTGGAGGATATTGTACTGCCTGCTGAAATTGTTGGGAAGCGCACCAGATATCGAGTTGATGGGTCTAAGATAATGAGG GTTTACTTGGACCCAAAGGAGCGAAACAACACCGAGTACAAATTAGACACTTTTGCTGCAGTTTACAGGAAGCTTTCGGGTAAAGATGTTGTGTTTGAGTTTCCGGTGACCGACGCCTAA